The Actinocorallia herbida DNA window TCCTGATGACGGCGTAGTGCAGGACGTACATGTAGAGCGAGCGGGAGCCCAGGCGGGAGATCAGGCCGGCCCCCGTCGGGATCAGGGCGAGCACCGCGGCGCCCACCACCATCGTGCCGAAGATGGCGAAGAAGCGGAGCCCCGTGCCGACCGGGGCGACCCAGCCCGCGTACTCATAGGAGCGGTTCCACAGGGCCCGGAAGAAGTCCCTGCCGTCCATGAACTCGGGGAGGACGAGGAAGATCAGGGCGAACTCGACGAGCAGGATCCCTACGGCGGCGAGCCGGACGGCCGGGCGGCGCAGGACGTCGAAGTGCTCCCGCTTCACCATCAGCCCGAGCACGAAGAACGGGAGCATCGACAGGATCTTCGTGAAGATCCCGAGCTCCGACAGACCCGCCACGAGGGAGACGAACACCGCGACCGGGAACGGGTGCCGCATCTGCCACCAGAGCGGGGCGCTCCCCCGCCACAGGAACATCGCGGTCAGGAACCACAGGTGGGTGTAGGGCGCCAGCGGCGAGAACTCGAACGGCCGCAGGCCGAGCACCGCGTCGAGGATCTGGTACAGCAGGTCGAACACCAGGTAGGCGAGCGCGATCTTCGCGATGAGCCTGCGCGCGCGTCCCGTCGAGCGCAGGAAGCCCTGGCTGAAGTAGCCGACGAGGAACGCGAACACCGGCATCCGGAACGACGACCCCATCGCCTCGAACGCCGTGAACCACGGGCCGAGATCGACCCAGGTGAAGGCGTGACCGATGACGACCAGGCAGCCGATGACGAATTTGGCGTTGTCGAAATACGCCTCACGACCGGCCGGACGACTCAAGGCACTCTCCGCTTACCGATGGCTTCCAGAACGGACGAAAACCGCTGCTCCCTGACTCCCGGGAGCTTAGGATATAAGCGAAGAAATGTCTTCGCCCGCCCCCGTGAAGCATGGTGCTTCGCAGAACCTTCGCACGTCAACGGTCGGCGGCGCGCCACTTCAGGGGATCCGGACGCGGAAACCCCCGCCCGGACGGGCGGTGCGGGCCGTCGCGGACGGCGGGCTCCGGGCCAGCGGGAGTACCGCCCCGGGCCGCAGAATTCACGAAAGTGAAAAGGACGGCAACACCCTGTCATGGCCATCAGTCCGCCCTGTCTCCGGAAGGCCGCCGCAATTCACCGCGGATCAGCCAGGTGTTCTCGGGGCGGCAGACGAGTTCCACGCCGGTCGCCGTGCACCACGTCCGGTAGTCACCGGAATAGAGGCGTCGACCGAGCCATCGGAGATTCATATCATTGTCCGGCGTGTCAGGATTCTTCGGCTGTGCCGGAGCGAAGTTCGCCGCGTCGTCCACGCTGCCCGTCCCGGTGTGACGGGCGACCGCGGGATACGGGTAGACGGGGCGGGTCACGTGCCCGTCGGACGAGGCGATGATGCGGTCGGGCGCCCTGCCGCTCTCCGTCCAGGCCATCAGGGGCGTGAGGACGTCGAAGCGGGCGGGGCCCTCCCCGCCCGCGCAGTGCGCGACGCCGGGGAAGAGGAACAGCCTGGCGAAACCGTCGACGGCCGCGCCGCCCATGGCCTCGCGCATCGCCGCGTAGTAGGCGAGGGTGTTCCGCGGCGCGATGTACTGGTCGTTCCAGCCGTGCCAGAGCAGCAGTTTGCCCCCGGCGCGCTGGAAGCCGCCGAGATCGGGGTCCAAGGCCGCGAGATGGCCTGAGGCCCGGACGGCGTCCCAGAAGGACGCGACGGTGAATTTCAGATCGGACAGCCGCCAGCTCGGGTCCACGAGATTCGGACGGCCAAGGTAGCGGCCGTAGGCGAGGGCCGCCCTTTCGCTGTACGTCGTCCGGCCGGGCCGCGCGGGGACGAACAGGCTCCAGCCCAGTTCGGAGCCCCATTCGTGGGCGACCTCCGGCTCGAGCCGGTTCCCCTGCCCGTCGACGGCTCCACCGTGCAGCCGCCGGACCGCACCGACCTCCGCGGCCGACAGGCACCTGGCGCGGTTCTGGCCCGGCGCGCAGCGCAGCGTCCCCGGATCGAAGTCGCAGCGGCGCGGGTCGGTCAGGACTCCGTCCGCGACGCCGTCCAGGGTGTCGCAGGCGGCCAGGACCGCCCTGTGCAGCAGCGGGAGGCGGCCCGCGAGCAGGATGGGGTCACCCCCGGCGTCGCGGTTGGCCAGCACGCTCCAGCCGTGGTGGAAGAAGTTCTGCGCGAGGAGGTTGTTGGCGGGCGCGCCCGCGACGATCCCGTCGAAGTCGCCGGGGTAGCGCTGGGCCTCCATCAGCCCCTCGCGACCGCCGTCGGAGCATCCGACGAAGTAGGAGTAAGACGGCGGACGGCCGTAGAACCCCGTGATGACCGCCTTGGCCACCTCGGCCGTCACGTGCACCCCGCGGTAGGCGAAGTCGATCTGCGCCTGCGGGTCGAACGCCGCCCACGACCCGTCGTCCCTGCCCTGGTGCCCCATGTCCGTGGTCGCGCTCGCCACGGTGCCCGCCCTGACCTGCGGGCAGTTCGCGGCCCTGCCGTAGTTGATGACGGTCCTGCCGCACCTGCCGCCGCATCCGGTCTGCACGTACCGCTGCGTCCACCCGTCGACGGGCAGCCGCAGGACCACCCTGTTGGCCGGCGCGACGACCGCCCGCACCTCGCAGTACGGCGCCGCCGCGTCCGCCACCGACACCCTCGCCGACCGGATCTCGGCGGGCGCGTCGGTGACCCCGTCCAGCGCCAGCCCCTCCAGCGCCGCGCAGTCCATCACCGGCATGACCGCCGGAAGCTCCGCCGTCCCCTGCTTCGTGACGGGACGCGCCGGCGCCGCCACCCGGGGCGACCGCGGCACGTCCTCCCCTCCCCCAACCGCAACAAATGCTGCAAGGACCACCAAAACAGCGAACACGCCAAGGACCACCCTGGCCCGCACGCCTCCCCCAGCGTCCCCGTCCATGAACAGATGCTTCCCCGTAAACGATCACCGGCCCCCTCCGACCGACACCGATCCACCGGGGAAGATTCCACACATTATAGATAGAGAAAACATGATTAGCCCCCGAAACCGCACAGAACCCCACCGCCGAGCCAACCCGCCCCTGAACCCCCTTCCCCTCGAGCGCGACCCGCGCGCCCGGATCCCGGCGAGCAGCCCGCACACGCCCCCGCCGCAAGCACGCCTCCACCGCAGACGCGGGTCCGCGCAGACGCGGGCCCACCGCAAGCACGCCTCCACGCAGACGCGGGCCCACCACAGACGCGGATCTACCGCAAGCACGGGTCCACCGCAGACGCGGATCTATCGCAAGCACGGCGGTCCGCCGCAGACACGGGTCCCCGCAGACGCGGGTCCGCCGCAAGCACGGGTCCGACGCAGACACGGATCCGCGCAGACGCAGGTCCACCGCAAGCACGGGTCCGACGCAGACACGGATCCGCGCAGACGCAGGTCCACCGCAGACGCGGATCTACCGCAAGCACGGCGGTCCGCCGCAGACACGAATCCGCGCAGACACGAATCCGCGCAGACGCGGGTCGGACCACGGCGCACCGCGAACCTGCGCAGGGCGAGCGTGCGGAAGAACAGCGCGATGCCGACGACGAGGAGTGGCCGGGGGTCGACGGGTACGGCTCCGGCAGGCGTCGACGGGCCGGTAGCGAGAACACGTTCTCGTTGTGCGGGGCGCGGTGAATGGATGGTGATATCGGCGATCGATTCTTGCTTTTCGACCACGGGGGGAATGTTGGGAAATTGGGGGCGAGGGGCGGTTGCGGGTGGCTTTTCGGGTTGTTGGAATGGGGTGTCCGGAAAGGGGGTGCGGGCGGTGGGCAGGGTGGCGGGACCGGGGATGACGGGGATGTGGCGGGAAAAGGATTCGACCCGGGTGGTGGGGGCGGGGCAGCATTGAGCTTTTCGGCTGCTCTGGGGAGGGCGGATGACGGGGGAAGGAGCGGGGAAGGCCGCGGTCATGCTGGTGCTGCGGCGCTACCTCGGGGAGTTGCGGCGGCAGTGGAGGACCGCGGTACCGACGCTGACACTGCCCGCGGCGGGGAACGTGTGCCTGTACTACCTGGCGCCGCTGTTCGTGGCGGCGCTCGTCGGGCGGCTCGCCGAGGGCGGCGAGGTGCCGGTCCGCGAGTTGCTGCCGTACGTGCTCGGCTTCGGCGGGACCCTGCTCGCCGGGGAGGCGTGCTGGCGGGGCGGGATGCACTTCCTCAACCGCACCGACTCCCGGGGCATCGAAAGCCTCGGCGCGCAGGGCATGGACGAACTGCTCGCCAAGGACGCGGCGTTCTTCCAGGACGCCTTCGCCGGGTCGCTCACCAAGCGCGTCCTATCGTTCTCCGGCGGGTTCGAGGACTTCGCCGACACGCTCACCTTCTCGATCATGGCGAGCGTCATCCCCGTCGTGTTCGCGTCGGTCGTGCTGTGGCACTACGACCCGCTGCTCGTGCTGGTGCTCCTGGGCCTCATCACCGTCACCGCGCTGCTGGCGACGCCGTTCATCCGGCGCCGGCAGCGGCTGGTGGACGCCCGCGAAGCGGCGAAAGCCAGGGTGTCCGGACATGTCGCCGACATCCTGACGAACATGGAGACCGTCCGGGCCTTCGCGGCCGAAGAGCGGGAGGCCGCCGCGTACCGCAAGGGGCTCGCCGAACAGCAGCGGCTCGCCCTCCGGTCCTGGGACTACGGCAACCTCCGCGTCGACATGGTCGTCGCGCCGATGTCGGTCCTCACCAGCGCGGTCGGGCTGCTGCTCGCGGTCGCGCTGCGCGGCGGGCTCGGCGCGGAGGCGATCGTCGTGACGTTCGCGTACTACTCCAACGCGATCCGC harbors:
- a CDS encoding acyltransferase family protein → MSRPAGREAYFDNAKFVIGCLVVIGHAFTWVDLGPWFTAFEAMGSSFRMPVFAFLVGYFSQGFLRSTGRARRLIAKIALAYLVFDLLYQILDAVLGLRPFEFSPLAPYTHLWFLTAMFLWRGSAPLWWQMRHPFPVAVFVSLVAGLSELGIFTKILSMLPFFVLGLMVKREHFDVLRRPAVRLAAVGILLVEFALIFLVLPEFMDGRDFFRALWNRSYEYAGWVAPVGTGLRFFAIFGTMVVGAAVLALIPTGAGLISRLGSRSLYMYVLHYAVIRIVLANGWFELVPGGALGAALTCVLCVALGVVLCSRPTQIVFKPILEPPTDWLFKRRPKRARPGVPAPSDGRSTPVPQATPVPQARIAQR
- a CDS encoding tannase/feruloyl esterase family alpha/beta hydrolase — encoded protein: MPRSPRVAAPARPVTKQGTAELPAVMPVMDCAALEGLALDGVTDAPAEIRSARVSVADAAAPYCEVRAVVAPANRVVLRLPVDGWTQRYVQTGCGGRCGRTVINYGRAANCPQVRAGTVASATTDMGHQGRDDGSWAAFDPQAQIDFAYRGVHVTAEVAKAVITGFYGRPPSYSYFVGCSDGGREGLMEAQRYPGDFDGIVAGAPANNLLAQNFFHHGWSVLANRDAGGDPILLAGRLPLLHRAVLAACDTLDGVADGVLTDPRRCDFDPGTLRCAPGQNRARCLSAAEVGAVRRLHGGAVDGQGNRLEPEVAHEWGSELGWSLFVPARPGRTTYSERAALAYGRYLGRPNLVDPSWRLSDLKFTVASFWDAVRASGHLAALDPDLGGFQRAGGKLLLWHGWNDQYIAPRNTLAYYAAMREAMGGAAVDGFARLFLFPGVAHCAGGEGPARFDVLTPLMAWTESGRAPDRIIASSDGHVTRPVYPYPAVARHTGTGSVDDAANFAPAQPKNPDTPDNDMNLRWLGRRLYSGDYRTWCTATGVELVCRPENTWLIRGELRRPSGDRAD